From the Sphingobacterium sp. lm-10 genome, the window AACATGTTAAGACTGGTTTTTTTACATCTCTTATTTGTCTTCATTCCTGTGTTGATGTCCTTTTCTCAGTCGCTAACTAAAAAAGTAAAGAAGGACAGGCCTAATATTATATTTATACTATCCGATGATCATACGAATAAAGCTATTGGTGCTTATGGTAATCCATTAGCAAAGACACCAAATATCGATCGCATTGCAGAAGAAGGAGCATTGTTCACGAACTTTTTTGTGACCAATTCTATTTGCGGGCCAAGTAGAGCGGCGTTATTAACAGGGAAATACAGCCATGTCAATGGCTTTATTTCCAATGATAAACAATTTGATATTAATCAATTCGTTTTTTCGAGAACATTAACAGAAGCAGGGTACCAAACCGCTTGGATCGGAAAATGGCATTTGGAAACATTACCGCATGATGCCTTTAATTACTGGAAAGTGCTACCTAATCAAGGACATTATTTCAATCCGGATTTTATCACTCAAAATAATGATACGGTAGCTTACAAAGGCTATGTTACCGATATTATCACCGATCTCTCTACCGATTGGATAACTAATAGAGATCAGGATAAGCCATTTTTACTGATGATCGGTGAGAAAGCTACACATCGGGAATGGTTGCCGGCACTGGAAGATTTAGGTTCATACGATGATGTTGATTTTCCTATTCCGTCAAGTTTTTATGATACTTACGAAAATCGCAGAGCCGCTGCTCATCAGGATATGAGCATAGCAGAAACGATGCAGTTGCGCTTTGATCTAAAAGTAAACGTGGATTATGAGACCGATTTCTTGTACAGCAGATTAGATCAAGAACAGCGTGCTGCCTATAAAGCGTATTATGGTGACCGTATCAGTAAAGAATTCAACGAACGGCAACTTACCGGAAAGGCATTGGCGGAATGGAAGTTCCAGCGTTATATGCGAGATTACTTCGCAACAGCGAATGCATTGGATCGAAATATAGGAAAGATATTCAAGTTCTTAGAAGACAATGGTCTGGCCGAAAATACAATTGTGATCTACGGGTCTGATCAGGGATTTTATTTAGGAGAACATGGATGGTTTGACAAACGCTTTATTTATGAGGAATCTTTGCGAACGCCATTTTTGATCCGTTATCCTAGTGTTATTACAGGGGGCACGGTGATTGAGCAATCCATGTTAAACATCGATTGGGCTCCTACTTTGTTGGATATAGCAGAAGTTAAAATACCTGCCGAGATTCAGGGAAAATCTTTCGCTACGCTATTGAAGAATAAAATACTGCGTTGGCGAGACAAGATCTATTATCATTATTATGAATACCCCGAACCACATCGTGTAATGCCTCATTTTGGAATTAGAACTCCGAAGTACAAACTCGTGCGCTTCTATAGCAATGAGAATTTTTGGGAACTTTATAACTTAGTAGATGATCCGCAGGAATTGAATAATATTTACGAAGAATTCAAAGATAGCAAACTTGTCAAATCGCTAAAACAAGATCTGAAAGCATGTATCGTAAAATATAAGGACGATTTGGCGGAGGAAATTATAAAAAATTAGTGCGATAATTGCTATCGCTATCGTTCCTGTTTTTTGAATTTGCAAATTCAAAAAATAGGACAACCGACTTTATTTCTTTACTTTAGGTAAAAATAGTTGTTAACCGAAACTAACCGTTATGTTTTTAAGACCTCTCTTCTTCTTCTTATTCATTCTTCTAGGGCAATATTCATTTTCACAATCCTATACACCTTCCCCTTCCAATTTGGAAGCTAGGAAGTGGTTTTCTGATGCAAAGTTTGGTCTTTTTATACATTGGGGGCCTTTTAGTATTCCGGGTAGCGGTGAGTGGGTGATGAATGATCGTAAGATTAACGTAAAAAATTACACATTATTGGAACGCTTCTTCAATCCAACTGAATTTAATGCCGAAGAGTGGGTAACTGCGGCTAAAAAAGGAGGTATGAAATATATCACCTTGATCACGAGACATCATGACGGGTTCAGTCTTTGGGATACAAAGTATTCTGATTTCAACATTATGAACACGCAGTATAAAAAGGATATCGTAAAATTGGTCGCTGATGAATGCCGGAAGCAAGAC encodes:
- a CDS encoding sulfatase, which codes for MLRLVFLHLLFVFIPVLMSFSQSLTKKVKKDRPNIIFILSDDHTNKAIGAYGNPLAKTPNIDRIAEEGALFTNFFVTNSICGPSRAALLTGKYSHVNGFISNDKQFDINQFVFSRTLTEAGYQTAWIGKWHLETLPHDAFNYWKVLPNQGHYFNPDFITQNNDTVAYKGYVTDIITDLSTDWITNRDQDKPFLLMIGEKATHREWLPALEDLGSYDDVDFPIPSSFYDTYENRRAAAHQDMSIAETMQLRFDLKVNVDYETDFLYSRLDQEQRAAYKAYYGDRISKEFNERQLTGKALAEWKFQRYMRDYFATANALDRNIGKIFKFLEDNGLAENTIVIYGSDQGFYLGEHGWFDKRFIYEESLRTPFLIRYPSVITGGTVIEQSMLNIDWAPTLLDIAEVKIPAEIQGKSFATLLKNKILRWRDKIYYHYYEYPEPHRVMPHFGIRTPKYKLVRFYSNENFWELYNLVDDPQELNNIYEEFKDSKLVKSLKQDLKACIVKYKDDLAEEIIKN